Proteins encoded together in one Onychomys torridus chromosome 1, mOncTor1.1, whole genome shotgun sequence window:
- the Ccdc189 gene encoding coiled-coil domain-containing protein 189 isoform X1, with translation MISPTSSQIMGVKVQSEYEQLPKLQQELERCPSSVGGLAMRTGTDVPTEPAASATTSVDVAEDPGANLFPPPLPQPRICMWKYLDIHSMHRLEKAATVEEMREVLAELLELGCPERSLRDAIILDLLSHVLIFCRQQGFSLEQTSAACALLQDLHKACVATPLGNVEECYRYFTSSLFCHGVRRPPFSIDLFKEEQLLALADYVVNTYFRHFKLYKYVFTPQVRLDLSLTYMGLPLPKSWPEEKEDGEATAEQAASPQEEEPETVTQPEQQPSEVCILQTYIKTQLSKELRQLQQLVEEQLRDSEERMSSKLAALERPSQPPPSKGKAKTK, from the exons ATGATCAGCCCCACATCCAGCCAGATCATGGGTGTTAAGGTGCAGTCGGAATATGAACAGCTCCCCAAACTGCagcaggaactggagaggtgtCCCAGCTCGGTGGGTGGATTGGCCATGAGGACCGGAACAGACGTTCCGACCGAGCCCGCCGCATCGGCCACTACCTCTGTGGACGTGGCTGAAGATCCTGGAGCCAACTTGTTCCCG CCACCGCTACCCCAGCCCCGAATCTGTATGTG GAAATACCTGGACATCCATTCTATGCACAGACTGGAGAaggcagccactgtggaagagaTGAGAGA ggTTCTGGCTGAGCTCTTGGAGCTCGGCTGTCCTGAGCGGAGCCTACGGGATGCCATTATCTTGGACCTCCTTTCCCATGTGCTCATCTTCTGCCGTCAGCAGGGCTTTTCACTAGAGCAGACATCAGCAGCTTGTGCCTTGCTCCAAGATCTTCACAAGGCCTGTGTTG CTACCCCTCTGGGCAATGTGGAGGAGTGTTACCGATACTTTACCAGCAGCCTCTTTTGCCATGGAGTCAGG CGGCCCCCTTTTAGCATCGACCTCTTTAAAGAGGAACAGCTGCTGGCGTTGGCAGACTACGTGGTCAACACCTACTTCCGCCACTTCAAGCTCTACAAATACGTCTTCACACCCCAG GTTCGGCTGGACCTTTCTTTGACGTACATGGGACTACCGCTACCCAAGTCCTGGCCAGAGG AGAAAGAAGATGGCGAGGCCACAGCAGAACAAGCAGCTTCTCCACAGGAGGAAGAACCGGAAACTGTGACCCAGCCAGAGCAACAGCCAA GTGAGGTGTGCATCCTCCAGACCTACATCAAGACCCAGCTGAGCAAGGAACTGAGGCAGCTCCAGCAGCTGGTGGAGGAACAGCTCAGGGACAGCGAGGAAAGGATGAGCAGCAAACTGGCTGCCCTGGAGCGGCCCAGTCAGCCCCCTCCCAGCAAAGGCAAGGCCAAGACCAAGTGA
- the Ccdc189 gene encoding coiled-coil domain-containing protein 189 isoform X2, whose amino-acid sequence MISPTSSQIMGVKVQSEYEQLPKLQQELERCPSSVGGLAMRTGTDVPTEPAASATTSVDVAEDPGANLFPPPLPQPRICMWKYLDIHSMHRLEKAATVEEMREVLAELLELGCPERSLRDAIILDLLSHVLIFCRQQGFSLEQTSAACALLQDLHKACVATPLGNVEECYRYFTSSLFCHGVRVRSSPNSCFLPPPSSWEGSAGPFFDVHGTTATQVLARGERRWRGHSRTSSFSTGGRTGNCDPARATAK is encoded by the exons ATGATCAGCCCCACATCCAGCCAGATCATGGGTGTTAAGGTGCAGTCGGAATATGAACAGCTCCCCAAACTGCagcaggaactggagaggtgtCCCAGCTCGGTGGGTGGATTGGCCATGAGGACCGGAACAGACGTTCCGACCGAGCCCGCCGCATCGGCCACTACCTCTGTGGACGTGGCTGAAGATCCTGGAGCCAACTTGTTCCCG CCACCGCTACCCCAGCCCCGAATCTGTATGTG GAAATACCTGGACATCCATTCTATGCACAGACTGGAGAaggcagccactgtggaagagaTGAGAGA ggTTCTGGCTGAGCTCTTGGAGCTCGGCTGTCCTGAGCGGAGCCTACGGGATGCCATTATCTTGGACCTCCTTTCCCATGTGCTCATCTTCTGCCGTCAGCAGGGCTTTTCACTAGAGCAGACATCAGCAGCTTGTGCCTTGCTCCAAGATCTTCACAAGGCCTGTGTTG CTACCCCTCTGGGCAATGTGGAGGAGTGTTACCGATACTTTACCAGCAGCCTCTTTTGCCATGGAGTCAGGGTAAGATCTAGCCCAAATTCCTGTTTTCTCCCACCACCCTCTTCCTGGGAAG GTTCGGCTGGACCTTTCTTTGACGTACATGGGACTACCGCTACCCAAGTCCTGGCCAGAGG AGAAAGAAGATGGCGAGGCCACAGCAGAACAAGCAGCTTCTCCACAGGAGGAAGAACCGGAAACTGTGACCCAGCCAGAGCAACAGCCAAGTGA
- the Phkg2 gene encoding phosphorylase b kinase gamma catalytic chain, liver/testis isoform isoform X2: MRKGELFDYLTEKVALSEKETRSIMRSLLEAVSFLHANNIVHRDLKPENILLDDNMQIRLSDFGFSCHLEPGEKLRELCGTPGYLAPEILRCSMDETHPGYGKEVDLWACGVILFTLLAGSPPFWHRRQILMLRMIMEGQYQFSSPEWDDRSNTVKDLISRLLRVDPEERLTAEQALQHPFFERCEGSQSWNLTPRQKFRVAVWTILAAGRVALSTHRLRPLTKNALLSDPYALRPVRRLIDSCAFRLYGHWVKKSEQQNRAALFQHQPPRPFSIMATEEEGAANVITEDETALVLG; encoded by the exons ATGCGGAAAGGAGAGCTATTTGACTATCTCACAGAGAAGGTGGCCctctcagaaaaggaaaccaG GTCCATCATGAGGTCTCTGCTGGAAGCAGTGAGCTTTCTCCATGCCAACAACATTGTACACCGAGACCTGAAGCCTGAGAATATTCTCCTAGACGACAATATGCAGATCCGCCTTTCAGATTTTGGGTTCTCCTGCCATTTGGAACCTGGTGAAAAGCTTCGAG AGTTGTGTGGGACCCCAGGGTATCTAGCACCAGAGATCCTTAGATGCTCCATGGATGAAACCCACCCGGGCTACGGCAAGGAAGTCGACCT CTGGGCCTGTGGGGTGATCTTGTTCACACTTCTGGCTGGCTCACCACCGTTCTGGCACCGGCGCCAAATCCTAATGCTGCGCATGATCATGGAAGGTCAATACCAGTTTAGTTCACCCGAATGGGATGATCGTTCAAACACCGTCAAAGATCTG ATTTCGAGGCTGCTGCGGGTGGATCCTGAGGAGCGCTTGACCGCTGAGCAGGCCCTGCAGCACCCTTTCTTTGAGCGCTGTGAAGGCAGCCAATCCTGGAACCTCACACCACGACAGAAGTTCCGG GTGGCAGTGTGGACAATTCTGGCTGCCGGGCGAGTGGCACTAAGCACTCACCGTTTGCGACCACTAACCAAGAACGCGCTGTTGAGCGACCCCTATGCACTGCGGCCTGTACGGCGCCTCATTGACAGCTGCGCCTTCCGGCTCTACGGGCACTGGGTGAAGAAGAGCGAGCAGCAGAACCGGGCTGCCCTCTTTCAGCACCAGCCTCCCAGGCCTTTCTCTATCATGGCCACTGAAGAAGAAGGGGCCGCCAACGTCATCACAGAGGATGAGACTGCGCTGGTGCTGGGCTAG
- the Phkg2 gene encoding phosphorylase b kinase gamma catalytic chain, liver/testis isoform isoform X1 produces MTLDVGPEDELPDWAAAKEFYQKYDPKDVIGRGVSSVVRRCVHRATGDEFAVKIMEVTAERLSPEQLEEVREATQREMNILRQVAGHPHIITLIDSYESSSFMFLVFDLMRKGELFDYLTEKVALSEKETRSIMRSLLEAVSFLHANNIVHRDLKPENILLDDNMQIRLSDFGFSCHLEPGEKLRELCGTPGYLAPEILRCSMDETHPGYGKEVDLWACGVILFTLLAGSPPFWHRRQILMLRMIMEGQYQFSSPEWDDRSNTVKDLISRLLRVDPEERLTAEQALQHPFFERCEGSQSWNLTPRQKFRVAVWTILAAGRVALSTHRLRPLTKNALLSDPYALRPVRRLIDSCAFRLYGHWVKKSEQQNRAALFQHQPPRPFSIMATEEEGAANVITEDETALVLG; encoded by the exons ATGACGTTGGACGTGGGGCCGGAGGATGAGCTGCCCGACTGGGCTGCGGCCAAAGAGTTTTACCAGAAGTACGACCCTAAGGACGTCATTGGCAG AGGAGTGAGCTCTGTGGTGCGCCGCTGCGTCCATCGGGCTACTGGTGATGAGTTTGCCGTGAAGATCATGGAGGTGACAGCTGAGCGGCTGAGTCCTGAGCAGCTGGAGGAGGTTCGGGAAGCCACACAGCGAGAGATGAACATCCTTCGCCAGGTCGCTGGCCACCCCCATATCA TCACTCTCATCGATTCCTACGAGTCTTCTAGCTTCATGTTCCTGGTGTTTGACCT GATGCGGAAAGGAGAGCTATTTGACTATCTCACAGAGAAGGTGGCCctctcagaaaaggaaaccaG GTCCATCATGAGGTCTCTGCTGGAAGCAGTGAGCTTTCTCCATGCCAACAACATTGTACACCGAGACCTGAAGCCTGAGAATATTCTCCTAGACGACAATATGCAGATCCGCCTTTCAGATTTTGGGTTCTCCTGCCATTTGGAACCTGGTGAAAAGCTTCGAG AGTTGTGTGGGACCCCAGGGTATCTAGCACCAGAGATCCTTAGATGCTCCATGGATGAAACCCACCCGGGCTACGGCAAGGAAGTCGACCT CTGGGCCTGTGGGGTGATCTTGTTCACACTTCTGGCTGGCTCACCACCGTTCTGGCACCGGCGCCAAATCCTAATGCTGCGCATGATCATGGAAGGTCAATACCAGTTTAGTTCACCCGAATGGGATGATCGTTCAAACACCGTCAAAGATCTG ATTTCGAGGCTGCTGCGGGTGGATCCTGAGGAGCGCTTGACCGCTGAGCAGGCCCTGCAGCACCCTTTCTTTGAGCGCTGTGAAGGCAGCCAATCCTGGAACCTCACACCACGACAGAAGTTCCGG GTGGCAGTGTGGACAATTCTGGCTGCCGGGCGAGTGGCACTAAGCACTCACCGTTTGCGACCACTAACCAAGAACGCGCTGTTGAGCGACCCCTATGCACTGCGGCCTGTACGGCGCCTCATTGACAGCTGCGCCTTCCGGCTCTACGGGCACTGGGTGAAGAAGAGCGAGCAGCAGAACCGGGCTGCCCTCTTTCAGCACCAGCCTCCCAGGCCTTTCTCTATCATGGCCACTGAAGAAGAAGGGGCCGCCAACGTCATCACAGAGGATGAGACTGCGCTGGTGCTGGGCTAG